The Solanum lycopersicum chromosome 9, SLM_r2.1 genome window below encodes:
- the LOC109121102 gene encoding uncharacterized mitochondrial protein AtMg00810-like, with product MVCKLHKSLYGLKQAPRQWNLKLTEALVDIGFLQSHYDYSLFTKNIGKDLLVILVYVDDLLVTGSSLHHIQQIRKELQQRFRMKDLGELKYFLGIEFSRSKEGILMNQRKYALGLVSELGLAGCKPSSTPLEFNHKLTSTVFDEVIEKNTNAEDLILDEFGKYQRLIGKLLYLTMTRPDIAFVVQVLSQYMHSPKSSHMEAALRVVRYIKGTAGLGLFMPSNKNNEMVAYCDSDRGACVETRRSVTGYMIKLGGALVSWKSKKQSTVSRSSAEAEFRSMATTVAEIVWLKGLFKELGMNIKLPVKVFCDNKAAIQIAAHPIFHERTKHFDIDCHFVREKILEGLIQTQHLGTREQQADILTKGLCKPQHEELIVKLGMKNVFSNS from the coding sequence ATGGTTTGCAAGCTTCATAAGTCCTTGTATGGACtgaagcaagcaccaaggcaatgGAACTTAAAACTAACAGAGGCTTTAGTTGATATAGGATTTTTACAATCTCATTATGATTACTCACTTTTTACTAAGAACATAGGTAAAGATCTTCTAGTCATCttggtttatgttgatgatctcCTGGTTACTGGGAGCAGTTTGCATCATATACAACAAATAAGGAAGGAACTACAACAAAGGTTCagaatgaaagatcttggtgagcttaaatattttcttggaaTTGAATTCTCCAGATCTAAAGAAGGTATACTGATGAATCAAAGGAAGTATGCTTTAGGACTTGTGTCTGAGTTGGGATTAGCAGGTTGTAAGCCTTCTTCTACACCCTTGGAGTTTAATCACAAGCTAACTTCTACTGTGTTTGATGAAGTTATTGAGAAAAATactaatgcagaagacttaattCTTGATGAGTTTGGAAAATATCAGAGGCTAATAGGAAAGTTACTATACTTAACCAtgactagacctgatatagcttTTGTTGTACAGGTTCTTAGCCAATATATGCACTCTCCTAAATCATCTCATATGGAAGCTGCACTCAGAGTAGTGAGGTATATAAAAGGTACTGCAGGCCTTGGATTGTTTATGCCAAGTAACAAAAACAATGAAATGGTAGCTTATTGTGACTCTGACCGGGGAGCTTGTGTAGAAACAAGAAGGTCAGTTACTGGTTATATGATTAAACTAGGAGGAGCACTGGTGTCTTGGAAGTCAAAGAAACAAAGCACAGTATCAAGGAGCTCTGCAGAAGCTGAATTCAGGAGTATGGCCACTACAGTTGCTGAGATAGTCTGGTTAAAAGGCTTGTTCAAAGAGTTAGGAATGAACATAAAGTTGCCAGTGAAAGTATTTTGTGATAACAAAGCTGCTATCCAAATAGCAGCACATCCAATATTCCATGAAAGAACCAAACATTTTGACATAGATTGTCATTTTGTAAGAGAAAAGATACTTGAAGGACTTATTCAGACACAACACTTGGGAACAAGAGAACAACAAGCTGACATACTTACTAAAGGGCTGTGCAAACCTCAACACGAAGAACTAATTGTCAAGCTAGGaatgaaaaatgtattttcCAATTCttag
- the LOC101262752 gene encoding oil body-associated protein 1A produces MEGINISTHPDVPGEPTQTGTSILETATATIQGFGPINKIHQHLCAFHFYGHDMTRQVEAHHFCGHQNEEFRQCLIYDRPDADARLIGLEYIVSEELFLTLPDDEKKFWHSHLYEVKSGVLFMPGVPGPIQRQDHEKTVKTYGKVIHFWQVDRGDTLPLGIPQVMMALTRDGQLDQNLVQDVEKRFGVSFDEEREKRAYMEGPSHGVHPLANAGGKGIRTVLREVDCKPIESVPRVFV; encoded by the exons atggaagGCATAAATATATCGACTCATCCAGATGTTCCAGGTGAACCTACGCAGACAGGAACATCAATTCTTGAGACTGCAACAGCTACTATTCAAGGATTTGGTCCTATCAACAAAATTCATCAACATCTTTGCGC GTTCCATTTCTACGGACACGACATGACACGGCAAGTGGAGGCGCACCACTTCTGTGGACACCAAAATGAAGAGTTCAGGCAGTGTCTCATTTACGACAGGCCTGATGCCGATGCTCGTCTAATCGGGCTCGAGTACATCGTATCGGAGGAGCTGTTCTTGACATTGCCAGACGACGAGAAGAAATTCTGGCATTCCCACTTGTACGAGGTGAAAAGTGGTGTCTTGTTCATGCCCGGTGTTCCAGGCCCGATTCAACGACAAGATCATGAAAAAACGGTGAAAACTTATGGCAAAGTGATACATTTCTGGCAGGTTGATAGAGGTGATACACTTCCTTTGGGAATTCCTCAAGTTATGATGGCGCTTACTAGAGATGGTCAACTCGATCAGAACCTTGTTCAAG ATGTGGAGAAGCGTTTTGGTGTGTCCTTTGAtgaagaaagggagaaaagggCATATATGGAAGGTCCGTCCCATGGGGTTCACCCACTTGCTAATGCTGGAGGCAAAGGCATTCGCACTGTCCTTAGAGAAGTTGATTGTAAACCTATCGAATCTGTCCCTAGAGTTTTTGTTTAA